The genomic segment GATGACCGCCTCTGAGGCCGAAGAGGTCTATGCCCTGCGCCTGAAGATCGAGCCGGAAGCCGTGGCGCGCGCCGCCGCCTTGGCGACGCCCGCCGATCACAAGGCCGCGCGCGACGCGCTGGACGCGCTGGACCGCGCCGCCGCCGAGGACAACAAGAGCGAGGTGGGCAAGCTCAACCGTGCCTTCCACCTGTCGCTGGTGCGCCCGCTGGGCCGTCAGGTCACCCTGCAGATCATCGAGCGGCTGAACATCATCGCCGAACGCTACGTGTCCAAACATCTGGAACCCGCCGGCCGCGACGACCGCGCGCATCAGGAACACTCCACGCTTCTGGACCTGTGGATGCGCGGCAAGGGCGAAGAGGCGTCCGAGCTGATGCACGCGCACATCGCCGAAACGCTTTACGACCTGCGCAAGGAATTCGAGAACGACAAGCGCGCCTGATACCCAGGGTCATTGAAAATGACTCTGGGTATGCCTTTCGAGACTGTCTCATGTCTCCAACACAGATGAGACAGTCTCGAGTTTTCAACGGCCGGAGGCGGTCAGCATCTTCGGCCGTTGGTATGAAACACCAGCGCAGCAAAACCGTCACACTCGAACGGTAAAAAGCTCCCGTTTCCGGGAGCTTTTTTCATGCGTCTGTCCTGTCTTGCCTTCACTGCACTGGTGGCTCTCACCGGCCACGTCCACGCCGAAGAGGCGCGCACCTGGCTGGCCGGGGATCACCACGTGCACAGCCGCTTTTCCGGCAAGCGCACCGAAGACGGCACCTATGTGCTGGGCAAGGACGGCATCTACACCCTGCCCGACAATGCTCGCCACGCCCGCCAGTACGGTCTGAGCTGGGTCGTGCTGATCGACCACGGCGGCGAAGGCCTGTCGAAACTGCGCTACGAACAGGCCTATCCGGAGTTTTTACGGGCGCGTCAGGCGGTGCCGGACCTGATCCAGTTCTTCGGCATGGAACTCGATACGCCGGGCGGCGACCATTCGAGCCTGATCATGGCCATCGACCCGCGCGAGGCCGAGACGCTGCGCCATCTCGAAAGCACCTATGCGGCCCATGAAACGAAAGACCCGGCCCGCGACGACCCGACGCGCATGATCGCGGCGCTGAGCGAGATGCAGGGCCTGAACCCCCAACCACTCGTCATCGCCAATCACCCGTCGCGCGGCGCGAAATCACCGGACGGCTATGGCCGCCATACGCCGCAATCCCTGCGCAACTGGATAGACACTGCGCCCGACGTAGCCGTCGGCATGGAAGGCGCGCCGGGCCATCAGGGCGCCAGCCTCAAGAGCGGGGCGACACCCGACACCCTGCGCAAGCGCGGCTATTACGAGCAGTCGCCGACCTATGGCGGGTTTGATGCCATGACGGCGCGCCTTGGCGGCGTGTGGGATGCGCTGCTGGGCGAAGGTCGCCACTTCGTGGTCACCGCCACCTCGGACTCGCATCGCAATGTCGCCGACGGCGGCGAAGACTTCTGGCCCGGTCAGTACGCCAAGACCTGGGTCAAGGCGCGCAAGGACCCGGCGGACATTCTCGACGGCCTGCGCAAGGGCCGCGTCTTTGTGGCCACCGGCGATCTGGTCAGCGAACTGGATATGGACGTCGCGGGTGCCCATCTGGGCGACACGGCCACGGTCAAAAAGGGTGAGACGGTGCAGGTGTCGGTGCGTCTGCGCGACCCCGCCGGGCCGAACGCCCACGGCGACCGCCCGGAATTGAAGCGCGTGGACCTGATCATGGGCGAGGTGATGCGACAGGTGGCCGAGCGCAACCCCACAACCCGCGTGGCGAAGACCTTTACCCCTGCCGACTGGACGCGCGACGGGGAGATCATCACCTTCAACTGGTCATTTACCGCCACCACAGACGCCTATCTGCGCCTGCGCGGCACGGCGACCGATGAGGCCGAGCCCCTGCCCGACCCGCTGGGCGAAGACCCCTGGCCGGACCTGTGGGTCTATGGCAGCCCGGTCTATATCCAGGTGCGGTAAACCCGTCTAAACAGCCGTCTCGTGCGTAAAAGGCGCATG from the Asticcacaulis excentricus genome contains:
- a CDS encoding GntR family transcriptional regulator, yielding MALVVQTLSEQIFTLVRDRIISGSLPVEVAIRQDALAAELGVSKIPLREALVRLEQEGLLTSQANRGFFVRPMTASEAEEVYALRLKIEPEAVARAAALATPADHKAARDALDALDRAAAEDNKSEVGKLNRAFHLSLVRPLGRQVTLQIIERLNIIAERYVSKHLEPAGRDDRAHQEHSTLLDLWMRGKGEEASELMHAHIAETLYDLRKEFENDKRA
- a CDS encoding phosphoesterase produces the protein MRLSCLAFTALVALTGHVHAEEARTWLAGDHHVHSRFSGKRTEDGTYVLGKDGIYTLPDNARHARQYGLSWVVLIDHGGEGLSKLRYEQAYPEFLRARQAVPDLIQFFGMELDTPGGDHSSLIMAIDPREAETLRHLESTYAAHETKDPARDDPTRMIAALSEMQGLNPQPLVIANHPSRGAKSPDGYGRHTPQSLRNWIDTAPDVAVGMEGAPGHQGASLKSGATPDTLRKRGYYEQSPTYGGFDAMTARLGGVWDALLGEGRHFVVTATSDSHRNVADGGEDFWPGQYAKTWVKARKDPADILDGLRKGRVFVATGDLVSELDMDVAGAHLGDTATVKKGETVQVSVRLRDPAGPNAHGDRPELKRVDLIMGEVMRQVAERNPTTRVAKTFTPADWTRDGEIITFNWSFTATTDAYLRLRGTATDEAEPLPDPLGEDPWPDLWVYGSPVYIQVR